The following proteins are encoded in a genomic region of Bubalus kerabau isolate K-KA32 ecotype Philippines breed swamp buffalo chromosome 15, PCC_UOA_SB_1v2, whole genome shotgun sequence:
- the LOC129628277 gene encoding 2-acylglycerol O-acyltransferase 2-like: protein MVEFAPLFVPLERRLQTFAVLHWIFCFMVLPPLCLVVFIGLLLTRFWFFSILYLIWLYLDQNRPWQGGSPNKVVKRWVIWKYMKDYFPITLVKTTELDPSRNYLAAFHPHGLLSVGAFTNMCTDSTGFSSLFPGICPHLTTINIYFWIPFFRDYIMQGGLVSSDKESIAYMLSRKGSGNLVAITVGGIREALKTRPGANKLVLQNRKGFIRLALMHGAVLVPIFSFGDNELYAKTSPGFWWKWFRDQLYKKIGLAIPFFYGRGVFQYSFGFMPYRRPITTVVGKPIEVPKTPHPSQEEVDRLHQHYLKELSNLFETHKLKYNIPKDQHLEFC, encoded by the exons ATGGTGGAGTTCGCACCTTTGTTTGTGCCACTGGAGCGCAGACTGCAGACCTTTGCAGTCCTGCATTGGATCTTCTGCTTCATGGTCTTAC cccctttaTGCCTTGTGGTCTTCATAGGCCTCCTGTTGACAAGATTCTGGTTCTTCAGTATCCTGTATCTGATCTGGTTGTACTTGGACCAAAATAGGCCATGGCAGGGGGGTAGTCCCAACAAGGTCGTAAAgcgctgggtcatatggaagtaCATGAAAGACTATTTCCCCATCACG CTAGTCAAGACCACTGAGTTGGACCCCTCCCGGAACTACCTTGCTGCCTTCCACCCTCATGGACTCCTGTCAGTCGGAGCTTTTACCAACATGTGCACAGACAGCACGGGCTTCTCCTCACTTTTCCCTGGCATCTGCCCACATCTGACAACGATAAACATATATTTCTGGATCCCATTTTTCAGGGATTACATCATGCAAGGGG GGCTGGTCTCATCAGACAAGGAGAGTATTGCTTACATGCTGAGCAGGAAAGGAAGCGGCAACCTAGTGGCCATCACTGTTGGGGGCATCAGGGAGGCACTGAAAACCAGGCCTGGAGCCAACAAGCTGGTGCTGCAGAACCGCAAGGGTTTCATCAGGCTCGCCCTGATGCATGG AGCAGTTCTGGTGCCGATCTTCTCCTTTGGGGACAATGAATTATATGCTAAGACTTCTCCTGGCTTTTGGTGGAAATGGTTCAGAGATCAACTGTACAAGAAGATAGGTCTTGCCATCCCATTCTTCTATGGCCGTGGAGTCTTCCAGTACAGTTTTGGTTTTATGCCCTACCGCCGACCCATCACCACCGTGG TGGGGAAGCCCATCGAGGTGCCGAAGACACCACATCCCTCCCAAGAGGAGGTGGACAGGCTGCACCAGCATTACCTGAAGGAGCTGAGCAACCTCTTCGAAACCCACAAGCTCAAGTACAACATCCCAAAAGACCAACACTTGGAGTTCTGCTGA